GTTACAATCAAATTCATTTGGAACAACTATTAACCTGACGATTCCGATGGATGTACGAAATCGTATCAAACCATACGGCACAAAATATTTCGGAAACGGATTGATGTTCCACAAGGTCTCATTCGCAACCGGCGATTTGCAACAAGCTACTATTGACGATATTGCGGTGCGCATCCGGAAAAGCATGCCGGATATCAGCCAAAACCAATATCTGGAATACCTGATGCAATTGGAAACATGGATCGCCAATAAACAGTTTGCCGACCTGAAACCATACGCCCCTTCAACGGGATGTTTGGTTACGAATATTTCCAAACTGCCCACAAACAAGCTCGATTTCGGTAGCGGTAATCCGGATGCAGTGATACCCATAACCGTTGGCAAAAACTCAGTTGCGATTATGGCAGACCAAAATGATTACGTGTTGCGATTGGTGTATTGATTGGCGAGGTCTCATTTAGTGAAATCCGGCGAATCCCAAAACGCAATCCCCCCGCCAGATTGTCGCGTCTCCCCCTTGAGAGTGGTGTATTGAATGGTTATTTTGTAAACGGACAACATTAGAAAGGCACCGCTCGTTATGCAAAAATTGATCGTTTTTAACCATATCACACTGGACGGCTATTTTACGGACGTCAACGGTGATATGAGCTGGGCGCATAAACAAGATGAAGAATGGAATGCCTTTACGAGGGAAAACGCCGGCAGCGGCGGTACCTTGATTTTTGGCAGAAAAACTTACGATTTGATGAACAGCTTTTGGCCCACCCCCGCAGCAATGCAACGGATGCCCGATATTGCCAAACGGATGAACGATGCCCCAAAAGTGGTTTTCTCCACAACTTTGAATCAGGCTGACTGGCAAAATACCACACTCATAAAAAACAATATTACCGAAGAAATCCTCAAGCTGAAACAGCAGCCCGGAAAAGGGTTGGTTGTTTTGGGGAGTGGCAGCATTATTGCCCAACTGGCAGGTGAACACCTGATTGATGAATACCATCTGGTGCTGAATCCCATTGCGATCGGCAGCGGGCGCAGTTTGTTTGAAGGGCTCGCAAACCATTTATCGCTCCAATTGGACACCTCCAGGGTATTTGGGAACAGCAACATTCTGCTCCGCTATCTTCCCGTTAAATAAAGCCCCACTTCCCCACCCCACAGCTACACCTGTTTAAAAAAATTTTGACCCTCTACCAAACTGTTTCTCGGCAAGTAATAATAATCCACCTTGACTGGCCGTTACAATTAGCTTAACTTGGTATTCAATTAACGGAATTCCGGCCCACCTTGGTAAACCACACTCTGGACTAGAAAACCCAACAACCGATAACTTATGTTATCATATCTATAGGCATTTAGCTATTTTTTATAACCATTAAAAATAAAATGAACGACGCTAACGGGTGTCGTTTATTCTTGAATCAACCCATATCAAAGGATGAATGATGAATATTTATGTAGGCAATCTGTCCCACCAAACCAGTGAAGATGACTTGAAAGAAGCATTTGAGTCGTTTGGAAAAATAACCGCTGTCAATATTATTAAAGACAAGTTTACCAGCGAATCAAAAGGTTTTGGATTTGTCGAAATGGAAGCAAAAGCTGATGCACAATCGGCAATTGATCAGCTAAACGGAACAGATCTCAACGGTAAAAATATTATCGTTAACGAAGCACGCCCCAAATCGGACAAACGCGGTGGCGGTGGTTTTGGTGGTGGCGGTGGTTTTCGCGGACGCGGAAATCGTTAACTGCCAATCATTTGCAGTGGTCAATTATAATTTATGAAATGGGGGAAACAGATCAAACTTACCATTCCCTGGCGGTTAAAAAAAAACCTGACCAGATCCACGTCAATTGAGGTTCTGTTTCTCGAAGAGACCACAAAAACAATTCGGGTAAATTATAAAGACCATATTGTTTGGCTGCAAAAATCGTTACTTGTTGTTGAAACATACGAAGGGGATAATATTACCATCATTATACCCCTTTGGCTGTTTAAGCTTAAGTTCAACGGGCTAAAATTTCCTGATGAATAGTGCCGTGCCCCATTTTTTTGTGCTGGTTGAATAAAGACGATTCTGACAAAAAAAACAAAGGTAAGGGAGTTTAATATCGTATGATCAAATATTCTGATAGTCGTGAAAGTCAGTCATTGGATAAATATCTTCAGGAAATCAGCGAGGTACCATTATTATCCCCCGAAGATGAGATTGAATTGGCACGTCAGATAAAAAAAGGAGATACCCAGGCTTTAGAGAAGTTGACCAGAGCAAATCTTCGTTTTGTCGTTAGTGTTGCAAAAATGTTTCAAAACAGAGGGCTATCATTAAACGATTTGATCAACGAAGGCAATCTAGGGCTGATGAAAGCGGCACAACGCTTTGACGAAACCCGGGGATTTAAATTTATTTCATACGCAGTGTGGTGGATTCGTCAGGGAATTATCCAGGCA
The window above is part of the Calditrichia bacterium genome. Proteins encoded here:
- a CDS encoding dihydrofolate reductase — encoded protein: MQKLIVFNHITLDGYFTDVNGDMSWAHKQDEEWNAFTRENAGSGGTLIFGRKTYDLMNSFWPTPAAMQRMPDIAKRMNDAPKVVFSTTLNQADWQNTTLIKNNITEEILKLKQQPGKGLVVLGSGSIIAQLAGEHLIDEYHLVLNPIAIGSGRSLFEGLANHLSLQLDTSRVFGNSNILLRYLPVK
- a CDS encoding RNA-binding protein, with protein sequence MNIYVGNLSHQTSEDDLKEAFESFGKITAVNIIKDKFTSESKGFGFVEMEAKADAQSAIDQLNGTDLNGKNIIVNEARPKSDKRGGGGFGGGGGFRGRGNR